GGCGTTGCGCCAGCGTACGGGCTACCGTTCGCTCAGCATCCAGACGGAAGTAGCCGAGCAGGTGCAAACCGGCAAACGCCTCTACACCTCCTCGGATAAGTTTGAGTACCTGGCCGAGAAATTCCCGGTGCTGAATGAAATGAAGCAGCGCCTAGGTCTGGACACCGATTTTTAGCGGCGCACCCCAAGCCGTTGCCGACGCCCACGTGTGGCGCCGAGTGGTACTCGGCGCTGGCGCGGCACGCGCCAAGGCGAAACCGCGCCGCGTGGCCCGTAACTGCGCAGTACCGCATGGCCGCTTTGGGCGGCCGCGCCGAGTGCCACTCAGCGCCACACTTTGCAGCCCTAGGTTAAATGCGCCGGCTTCCTTGCTTTCTGAAGCGGGGAAGCCGGTTGTTCTGGCGGCGTTGTTACCTTTGGCCGCTACCAATTTCTTGTTTTTCACCCATCTGCTCCGTGAAAAAACCAATCCTGCTCCTGTTGCCGGCGGCAATGGCGCTGGGCCTGATGCAGTGCCAGCCCAGCAAAACCGCCACTACCGCCTCCCAGCCGCCGCAGGCCGCCGAGGCACCTAGGGCCAAAGAATACAAGTACACCACCGTGGAGGGCGACCCGCTGAAAACGCGCATCTACACCCTCGACAACGGCCTGACGGTGTACCTCTCCGACTACGACGACGCCCCGCGCATCCAAACGTACGTGGCCGTGCGGGCCGGCTCCAAAAACGACCCCGCCGACGCTACCGGCCTGGCGCACTACCTCGAGCACATGGTGTTTAAGGGCACCTCGCGCCTAGGTGCGCAGAACGTGGAAGCCGAACGGCAGGAGCTGCAGAAAATTGAGGGCCTGTACGAGAAGTACCGCGCCACCCGCGATGCCGCCCAGCGCAAGCAGCTGTACCACCAGATCGACTCCATCTCGGGCGTGGCGGCCAAGTACGCCGTGGCCAACGAGTACGATAAGCTGATGGGCGCCATCGGGGCGAAGGGCTCGAACGCCTATACCTCGGTGGAGCAGACGGTGTACCAGGAGGATATTCCGTCGAACCAGGTGGAGAAGTGGGCCTCGGTGCAGGCCGAGCGGTTTGGCGAGCTGGTGCCGCGCCTGTTCCACACCGAGCTGGAGGCCGTGTACGAGGAGAAAAACCGCGGCCTCGACAACGACTTCAACAAGGAGTTCGAGGCCCTGAACGCCTCGCTGTTCCGGAAACACCAGTACGGCACCCAAACCACCATTGGTACGATTGAGCACCTGCAGAACCCGTCCATCACGGAGATTAAGCGGTATTTCGAGAAGTACTACGTGCCGAACAACATGGCCGTGGCCATGAGCGGCGACCTGGATTTCGACCAGACCATCCGCATTGTGGACCAGTACTTTGGCAAGCTGCAGCGCAAGCCCCTGCCCGATTTTGTAGCGGCCCAGGAGGAGCCCATTGCGGCGCCCATCGTTAAGGAAATAAAAGGCCCCAACGCCGAAAACGTGATGCTGGGCTTCCGCTTCCCGGGCACGGCTACCAAGGATGCGCTGGCGCTGCGCATGATCGACAAGATCCTGACCAACGGCCAGGCCGGCCTCATCGACCTGAACCTGAACCAGAAACAGGCCGTGCTGGAAGCCGCCTCGTTTACCGACCTCAACAACGACTACAGCACCCACGTGCTGTACGGCACGCCGCGCCAGGGCCAAACCCTCGACCAGGTGCGCGACCTGCTGCTGGCGCAGTTGGATAAGGTGAAGAAGGGCGACTTTCCGGAGTGGCTGATTCCGGCCATCATCAACAACGAGCAGCTGCAGCGCACCAAAAGCTACGAGAGCAACGAAGCCCGCGCGGGCGCCTTTGTAGCCGCCTTTGTGGCGCGCGAAGACTGGAAGGACTACCTGCAGCAGTTCGAGGATTTCGGCAAAATCACGAAGCAGGACGTGATGCGCGTGGCCAACCAGTACTACGGCCCCGGTTACGCCCTCATTTACAAGCGCACCGGCAAAGACACCAGCACGCCTAAGGTGATTAAGCCGGCCATTACGCCGGTACCCGTAAACCGCGACGCGGCCTCTGACTACTACAAGCAGGTGGTGGGCATGCCTTCGCCCGAGCTGCAGCCGGTGTTCGTCGACTTTAAAAAGGACATTCAGCAAACGGAGCTGAAGCCCGGCCTTCCCCTGTACTACACCCAGAACAAGGAGAACGGCCTGTTCTCGCTGTACTACGTGCTCGACCTAGGCACCAACAACGACCCTAAGCTGGGCCTAGCAGCCGACTACCTGCAGTACCTGGGCACGGGCAAGTACTCGGCTGCGCAGCTGCAGCAGGAGTTTTATAAGCTCGGCTGCTCGTTTGGCGTGCAAAGCGGCGCCGACCGCGTGTTCGTCAGCCTTTCGGGCCTCGACAAAAACCTGGAGCCGGCGCTGCAGCTGTTCGAGCAGCTGCTGAGCAACCCCACGCCCGACGCCGAAGCCCTGAAAAACATGGTGGCCGGCGTGCTGAAAAACCGCCAGGATGCCAAGCTGAACAAAGGCGTGATTCTGCAGCAGGCCATGGTGAACTACGCCAAGTACGGCCCCAACAACCCCTTCACGAACATCGTGAGCGAAAAGGAGCTGAAGGCCCTGAAGCCGCAGGATTTGATCGGCCGCATCAAGCAGCTGCCTACGTATCAGCACCGCGTGCTGTACTATGGCCCGCGCGGCGCTCGGGAGTTGCAAAGCACGTTGGTAGCCCAGCACAAGACGCCCGCCAAGCTCACCCCTACCCCGCCGGTCAAGGAGTTTGCCGAGCAGCCGCTGAAGGACCGCTGCGTGTACTGGACCGACTACAACATGGTGCAGGCCGAAATCCTGTTCCTGAGCAAGCGCGACGCCTACGACCCCAAGCTGGTGCCCACCGTGAGCCTCTACAACGAGTACTTCGGCGGCAACATGGGTAGCATTGTGTTTCAGGAGCTGCGCGAGTCGAAGGCCCTGGCCTACTCGGCCACTTCGCGCTACGCCAACGCCGACAAAGTGGGCCGCTCCAACTACCAGCTCAGCTACATCGGCACCCAGGCCGATAAGCTGCCCGAGGCCATGGCCGGCATGCAAACCCTGCTGAACGACATGCCCATGGCCGAGGCCAACCTCAGCGTGGCCCGCCAGAGCATCCGCAACAGCATTGCTACGGAGCGCATCACCAAGTCGGATATCCTGTTCAGCTACGAGCGGGCCCGCCGCCTGGGCCTCGACTACGACCTGCGCCGCGACATCTACGAGCAGACCCAAAACATGAGCCTCGCCGATCTGAAGAAATTTCAGGAAGCCAAGGTGAAAGACCAGCCGCAAACCATCCTGGTTATCGGCTCGAAAGACCGCCTGAACTTCAAGGAGCTGGCCAAATACGGTGAGGTGAAGCAGCTCACGCTGAAGGAAATCTTCGGCTATTAAGCCGTTGAACAACCCAACTCCCCTCCTCAGATGAGGAGGGGACGCGGCAGCTTTAGCTGACGCTGGGGTGGTTGACAATCGTTGCTGACGTTGTTTAAACCGCAAGCCTCATCCCCTAGCCGTCAGCAACGATTCCGTTCAACGATTGCGGGGCCGCCGAACTTAGGTTCGGCGGCCCCGCTTGCTGTTTACCGGCAGTGGCACCTAGGGCCTGTAGCGCGAAATTCGTTGCCGACCAGCGGTTCTGTGGCGCGCCCGAAGGCGCGTATCCGGCACCGCGCCTTAAGGAGTAGGTATGATGTAGAGCCACCTACGCGCTGTTGGCGCGTAGCCAACTAATTTCCGGGCTGCACCGGGGCGACGGAGGCGCGAGCCGCAGCCGCCGCAATCGTAGCTGACATCCGCGCCGCCGTGGCTCCCCCTCTCCCTTTGGCGAGGGGGCCGGGGGGTGAGGCCCCACAGCTGAGGAGGGGCGTTGAGGCGCATATACGACATTTTTTTCAAACACTTGTTTGGGCCCAATTAATGTCGGTGCTTTGCATCCGCTTTTGGGCTAAATGCACTGGCTGAGCCGGTTCTTCTGCCCGTTTAGATTCTTCACCAAACACCCTTAACCCCGGCGTCATTTACTGACCACGTAACATATGGCAGACCAGAAGATTACCATCAAGAACGGCAAACTTAACGTTCCTGACCGCCCCACCATCCCGTTCATCGAAGGCGACGGTACCGGTCCGGACATCTGGGCTGCCTCGGTGCGCGTATTCGACGCCGCCGTTGAGAAAGCCTACGGCGGACAGCGTAAGATCGAGTGGAAAGAGGTGCTGGCCGGCGAAAAGTCGTTCAAGCAACTCAACAACTGGCTGCCCAACGAAACCCTCGACGCTTTCCGCGAATACCTCGTGGGCATCAAAGGCCCCCTCACCACGCCCGTAGGCGGCGGCATTCGCTCGCTGAACGTGGCCCTGCGCCAGGAGCTCGACCTGTACGCCTGCGTGCGCCCGGTGCGCTGGTTCCAGGGTGTGCCTTCGCCCGTGAAGCACCCCGAGCTGACCGACATGGTCATCTTCCGCGAAAACACCGAGGACATCTACGCCGGCATCGAGTACATGAACGGCACGCCGCAGGCCCAGAAAATGCTGGAATTCCTGCAGGACGAGATGGGCGTGAAGAAAATCCGCTTCCCCGAGTCGTCGTCGTTCGGCATTAAGCCGGTTTCGAAAGAGGGCACCGAGCGCCTCGTGCGCGCCGCCATCGAGTACGCCATCAGCCACAACAAGCCCTCGGTAACACTGGTGCACAAGGGCAACATCATGAAGTTCACCGAGGGTGCCTTCAAGACGTGGGGCTACGAGCTGGCCGAGCGCGAGTTCGGCGACAAGGTGTTTACCTGGGCGCAATACGACAAGCTGGCTGCCAAGCACGGCACCGAAGCGGCCAACACCCACATGAAAAACGAGGAGGCTGCCGGCAAGATTATCATCAAAGACAGCATCGCCGACGCCTTCCTGCAGCAAATCCTGCTCCGCCCCTCGGAGTACTCGGTAGTAGCTACCCTGAACCTGAACGGCGACTACATTTCCGACGCCCTGGCGGCTATCGTAGGCGGCATCGGCATTGCGCCGGGCGCCAACATCAACTACGTAACCGGCCACGCCATTTTCGAAGCTACCCACGGCACCGCGCCCAAGTACGCCGGCCTCGACAAGGTGAACCCCGGCTCGGTAATCCTGTCGGGTGCGCTGATGCTGGAGCACATGGGCTGGCAGGAAGCCGCCGACCTGATCTACAAGGGCCTGGAAGCTTCCATCGCCGCCAAGCGCGTAACCTACGACTTCGAACGCCTGATGGAGGGTGCTACCCTGCTGAAGTGCTCGGAGTTCGGCGAGGAGATTGTGAAGAACATGTAATCCTGCTGGCCCTAGGTCAGAAACGCAAAAACCCGCGTCGGCAGCAGCTGGCGCGGGTTTTTGCGTTTTGTTTCGGCACAACCTCAGCCCCGCAGAACAGGGTTCCGGTCAGGCCGGTGGCCGGTGCCCCCGGGGCGGCCCCGGGCCGTGCCCACCTAGGGATGCTTTTGATAGGCGAGCAACTGCGCGTTTTAAGGCTGGGGTTCTGGCTTGGTGCGCTCCTGCCGCGTTGCTTACTGATCTTCAATCACATCGAAGGCCAACTGCTCGGTGGGAACGGCGCTGGCTTCCGTGGAACCGCGCAGCACAAGGCTATACGCTTTGCCTGGCTCCAGCGCAGCGCCTTGCACGAACAAGGGCGTTTGGGGGCTGGTTGCGCGCATCACGTTCAGGCGGTACGTGCGTGCATCAACGGCCTGGTAGGCAGTTACGGCTCCCCAGCCTACTTCGGAGTAAAGCGCGGTGTTGCTTTGCTGATCCTCGATGCGCACGGGCGTGGCCTGCGAAGCCGTGTTGACAACCCGGATGTGCGCTTTGCCGGCCACGGGCGCGGGCAAGGCAGCTTCCTCCACCACCAGCGCGGTGTGGTGCAAGCTGCCGGTGCTGCGCGTAAACAACGAGTAGCGCTTGCTCTCGGCAATGGGCAAAGCGCTGAACTGCACCCACTGCGTGCCGCTACCCGATGCCGTGGGCAGCATAATCTGCACGAAATGCTCGCCGGCCGCTACCGGTTGGTAGGGAGTGGCTTTGCCGGTGGCCGCGCCGGGCCCCACGGCTTTGCCGCCCACGTACAGCTGAATTTCGCCCGTAATCGGCTGGCTGGCGGTGAGGTTGTTGACGATGCGCACCTGACCTTGGGGCGCGGGTTTAGGCGCAGGAGCCTCCGATTTATCGGCGGAGCAGGCTTGGCCCAACAGGGCAGCGGCGCTGAGAGCAGCTAGATAAAGTAAACGTGTGTTCATAACGAGTAAAGGGATAGGATGAAGCAGGGCTTTTGGCTTGTTGGCAGGCAAGGCAAGCACCGGGCCAGAGCCACCGCTGCCCACCACTTAGCAACCCATTCTCAGCCCAAAGCACCTGACTTAGAGCCAATAATAATTTATCGGCTATATATAATAAACAGTCGAAGCACGCCTAAGAGCAGCTCTTGAGGGCCTGCCGCACATCGGCACCTAGGCTGCCTGGCGCGTGGCAGGTGGCGCAGGTACCGAAGCACCTGCGACGGGCGGCAGCCAGCACAGTTATCCCGACCGCCCTACCGTATTCTGCCGTAGAACTACCGCATGGCGTCGCGGCGCCCGGCAGCGGCGTATACCCGCACCAGACCTTATCACCACAACCTTTCACCTACACCCATGAAGAAGACACTTCTCCTTGCGCTGGCCGCCGCTGCGTTCAGCTTTGCCTCGTGCACGCACAACGAAAACTCGGCTGAGCAGCGCACCGTGCAAGACAACACCGACGGCACGGCCGAGGGCGCCCAGCCCGCCCCCGGCACCACCGCCGACCAATCGGGCGACGGCCCGGCCAGCATCGAGGGCACCGACCAAACCACTACCAACAACGGCTCCTCTATTTACGGCGGGCCTACGTCGCGGGCATCTACGCCGGGCGGCGCTACCTCAACCACGGGCCGTACGGCCACTACCACCAGCGGCTCGGCTACCTCGGGCAGCACCGCCGCCGGCAGCGCAACCGGCACGGGCAGCGGCACTACCGCGGGCACCACTACGGCCGGTAGCGGCGCGGCTACCACTGCTCAGTAAGCCTGCGGCTATCTGCATCAAGCAAGCACAAAACCGCAACCGCCAGGCGGCTTCCCAGCGAAGCGCCTCGGCGGTTGCGGTTTTGCGTTTTTCAGGAAATGCCTACTGCCCGGCACCGGCTTGCAGCACGCGCGCCGTAACCAGCAATTGCCCTAGGTGCCGCATGGTATGCTCGGCCGCGTGCACCAGCAGGCCCAGCACCGTGGAGGGCAGCTGCGCCCGCCCCACCCCGCGCGCCTCGGCGAGGGTGGCGGGGTTGGTGGCCCGCAGCTGTGCCAAAGCGCGCTCTACTTGTTGGCTGAAAGCTTGCAATAGCTCGGCAGTGCTGGCGGTGGTTTGGCCGGGTTTGCCTTCGGCACCCAGGTAAGCAAGCTGGGCGGGGCTAAGCTGCTCGGCGCGGGCGTAAGTCAGCAGGCGGTCGAGCACGCCCGCGAGGTGCTGCAAATGAAAGCCTACGGAAGCCACGCCAGCGGGCCGCTGCCACAGCAGCGCATCGGGGAAGCGGTGCAGCTCGGCTTCGAGCTCTTCGCGGGCTTGCAGCAGAGCATGCGCCACGGGCTGCAGTAAGGCCGGCATATCGGGCAGGGGGCCGCGCAGCCATACTTCGGGCTGGGTGGCAGCGGGGTTGTTCATGGGGGCGTAACCGGTAAGTACCGCGGTTGTTACCGCCCTGCCGGCGCTAAAGTTGCCCTGGGTGCCGCGCAAAAAAAAGCACCCAAACTGAGTGCCCCTTTCCGTGTCTAACCAAACCAGGTTATGTGGCGCAAAACTCGGGCAGGCATTCTGAAGCAAACATGAAGATGCCCGCCCCGTTGGGCTTTCGGGTACGGGGGCCGGCGCTGTATTTTTGTGGTTATGCCCCAAGTCTCTTCGCGTGGCGTGGCCATGCCCATGTCGCCTTACCGCAAGCTCACGCCCTACGCCGATGCCGCCAAAGCCCGCGGCACCCGGGTGTACCACCTCAACATCGGCCAACCCGATATCGAAACACCCCCGGCGGTAATGGCCGCGGTGCAGCAGGCCAACATTCGGGTGCTGGAGTACAGCCACGGCGCGGGCAACCTGAGCTACCGCCAAAAGCTGGCGCAGTACTACCAGCGGGTAGGTATTGAGGTGTCGGCCGCAGAAATCATCGTAACGGCGGGCGGCTCGGAGGCTATTCTATTTGCCTTTCTGAGCTGCCTGAACCCCGGCGACGAGCTGATTGTACCGGAGCCCTATTACGGCGCTTACACCGCGTTTGCTATTGCGGCCGGCGTGCACATTGTGCCCGTTACGGCGCACATCGAAACGGGCTTTGCCCTGCCGCCAATTGCCGAGCTGGAGGCCCGCATTACCGAGCGCACCAAAGCGGTGCTGCTCTGCAACCCCAACAACCCTACAGGCTACGTGTACACGCGCCGCGAGCTAGAGCAACTGCTGGCGCTGTGCGAACGGCACCACCTGTTTTTGCTTTCCGACGAGGCGTACCGCGAGTTTTGCTACGATGCCCCCTACGTAAGCGCCCTGCACCTAGGGCCACCTGCCGACGAGCACGTGGTGCTGCTCGATACCATTTCGAAGCGCTACAGCGCCTGCGGTGCGCGCATTGGTGCGTTGGTAACCAAAAACAAGGCGGTGTACGATGCAGCTTTCAAGTTTGCGCAGATGCGCGTGAGCCCGCCCGGCCTAGCACAACTGTTGGGCGAAGCCGCCGCCGAACTGCCCGATACCTACTTCGACCACACCAAAGCCGAGTATCAAACCCGCCGCGACCGGATGGTGCAGCGCCTGCAAGCCATTCCCGGCGTGCAGTGCCCCGTGCCGGGCGGCGCGTTCTATGTAATGCCCAGCCTACCCGTCGACGATGCGGAGCGCTTTGCCAAGTGGCTGCTCGAGGAATTCGAGTACGAGGGCCAAACCGTCATGATTTCGCCCGCTACAGGCTTCTACGCCACACCGGGCGCCGGCCGGCAAGAGGTGCGCTTGGCCTACGTGCTGAACTTAGAAGCCATTGATGCCGCCATGGATTGCCTCGCCCACGCGCTGCAGGTGTACCCCGGCCGGCAGCTGTAAATACCAACCTAGGGCCGCAAAGTATGGCGGGCTTATGCGCCCAAAGCCCATCCATACGTTGTAACTTCGGCTACTACCCTACTTACCGCTTTCTCATGCGTCCGGCTTCTTACGCTTTCCTATTGCCGTTGGGCATGGGCCTGTTGCTCAGCAGCGCCACCCCGCCCGCTTCTTCTTCGCGTTACCAGCTAACCATGCGCCTCAATGGCGGGGTCATCGTCACCGATTCTATCGGTTCGCGCTTCACGGCCTCTACCGGGGCGGGTAAGGTACTCACGCTTTCCATCGTGCGGGCCGATTTTCCGGATGACGTGGGCCTCTCCATTCTCGTAGATGAGTTTAAGCCGCAGCCGGGCGTGTACCGGTTCAAGGAAATACTGAGCGGACACGTACGCGAAGCCTATTACCGCGCCAACGACGTAACCGCCGAATCGAAAGCCTGCGGCGTAAACGACGGCGAAGTGCGCATTACGGCCGTGGACACCAAGGCGCACACCCTTACCGGCACCTACCGCGCCGTGCTGTGCCAAACCAACGCCAGCCGGGCCAATGCCAAGCGCCTGACGCTGGAAGGCAGCTTCCATTTTCCGTACGAAGTGCGTTAGGTGTGTTCTGGACCTGCCAAAAGCAAAACGAGCGGCCTCCTACCTAGGGAGCCGCTCGTTTTGCTTTAACTAATCAGGGGCTACAGCGTAGCCAAATCGATTACGAAGCGGTACTTCACGTCGCCTTTCAACATGCGTTCGTAGGCTTCGTTGATGTAGTCGATCGGGATGACCTCCACATCGGACGTGATGTTGTGACGGGCGCAGAAGTCGAGCATTTCCTGCGTTTCCTCGATGCCGCCGATTAGCGAGCCGGCAATGCGGCGGCGCTTGGCAATCAGGTTGAAAGCATGCAGCTGCGGCGCTTCGGGCGGTACGCCCAGCAAAATCATGGTGCCGTCGCGGCGGAGCAGGTTCACGTACATGCCCATATCGAGCGGTGCCGATACGGTATTGATGATGAAGTCGAAGTAGTTCGACACGCTCTTGAGCGCGGCTTGGTCCTTGGTCACCACAAACTTGTGGGCACCTAGGGCTTCGGCATCGGCTTGCTTGCCCGGCGAGGTGCTGAGCACCGTTACCTCGGCCCCCATGGCAACTGCCAGCTTCACGGCCATGTGGCCCAGGCCGCCTAGGCCCATTACGGCCACGCGGTGGCCTTGGCCCACTTTCCACTGGCGCAGCGGCGAGTAGGTGGTGATGCCGGCGCACAGCAGCGGCGCTACGCCTTCGAGCGGCAGCGAGTCGGGCACGCGCAGAGTGAAGGCCTCATCCACCACAATCAGCTTGGAGTAGCCACCGTAGGTGGGCGCGCCGTTGCTTAGCTCGCGGCCGTTGTAGGTGCCCACAAAGCCCACTTCGCAGTACTGCTCGAGGCCCTCTTTGCAGCTGGGGCAGGTGCGGCACGAATCGACCATGCAGCCCACGCCGGCTAGGTCGCCGGGCTTAAACTGGCGCACGTGCTCCCCTACTTTGGTTACGCGGCCCACAATTTCGTGGCCGGGCACCATCGGGAAGATGGAGCCGCCCCACTCGTCGCGGACTTGGTGCAAATCGGAGTGGCACACACCGCAGTACAGAATTTCGATCTGCACGTCGTGGGGGCCCACTTCGCGGCGCTCAAAATCAAACGGTGCGAGCGGAATGTTGGCCGCCGGCGCTGCGTAGGCTTTCGTTGGTTGCATTGCTTGGAATAAGAAGTTGATCGGGGTCTGCCAAAAGTCAGCCACAAAGGAAACTGAAGACGGTAACTTCGCGGCTTGGGTTATTGTTGGCCTTGATATGCAGAACTCCGGTTTGTTTTCTTCTACCCTAGGTCGCCTGCGCGTGGTGGGCTTCCTGGAGGGTTTGTCGTTTTTGGTACTGTTGGGCATTGCCATGCCGCTGAAGTACATCATGGGTCAGCCCGAAGCAGTGCGGCACGTAGGCATGGCGCACGGCGTGCTATTCGTGCTGTATGTGCTGCTGCTGATTATGGCCACCATCGAGCACAGCTGGTCGGTGCGCAAAGCCGCGCTGGGCTTTGTGGCCTCGCTGGTGCCGTTCGGCACGTTTTGGGCAGATAAGCGGCTGTTTCGGGAGTAGTCGGTTTGTGTCTCTGCCTTCTCTAGTTCTTCTTTGAAGTGCTAAATCAGCCGCTTTCTTGCTCGTAGCAAGCGGCTGGTTTTTGCGCATTCGGGTACGTCACCTCGATTCTAGACCCATAGCTACTGTGCCGAAAACTTCCGTTGAAGCCGAATTCGACTTTCTGGTTTCCAAAGTGATTTGGCCGCACTTCAAAGCGCGCAGTTATCGTAAGGCTGGCAATAACTTCCGCTGCCTGCATGTAGATGAATCGGGCAAGATTCTGAGTTTTCAGAAGAGCAGATTCTACGACAAACAGCACATACATTTTACGTTGAACGCCGGCATGTACTTACCTGAAGTAGATGAGTTTAGAACGTCAAATACGTTCACAGAGCCGGATTGCTTTATTCGTAAACGTATTGGCTTTTTAAAGCCCGAGCGTCACGACCTGTGGTATGACATACTTCCGACTACCAATACGGCCGAACTCCACAAGGCAGTAGAAGACGATGTAGTAAGCTACATCCTACCCTTTTTAAACCAAGCCCAAAGCCGGTCAGACATGCTCCAGCTGATAATAGACCAGCCCCAGCTTGTGCATGCCCCAACGGCCATCAGAGTGTTTCATGCCAATGGCTACCTGGCCGAAGCCCAAGCGCGGT
The sequence above is drawn from the Hymenobacter sp. YIM 151858-1 genome and encodes:
- a CDS encoding DUF4397 domain-containing protein, which translates into the protein MNTRLLYLAALSAAALLGQACSADKSEAPAPKPAPQGQVRIVNNLTASQPITGEIQLYVGGKAVGPGAATGKATPYQPVAAGEHFVQIMLPTASGSGTQWVQFSALPIAESKRYSLFTRSTGSLHHTALVVEEAALPAPVAGKAHIRVVNTASQATPVRIEDQQSNTALYSEVGWGAVTAYQAVDARTYRLNVMRATSPQTPLFVQGAALEPGKAYSLVLRGSTEASAVPTEQLAFDVIEDQ
- a CDS encoding NAD(P)-dependent alcohol dehydrogenase, translated to MQPTKAYAAPAANIPLAPFDFERREVGPHDVQIEILYCGVCHSDLHQVRDEWGGSIFPMVPGHEIVGRVTKVGEHVRQFKPGDLAGVGCMVDSCRTCPSCKEGLEQYCEVGFVGTYNGRELSNGAPTYGGYSKLIVVDEAFTLRVPDSLPLEGVAPLLCAGITTYSPLRQWKVGQGHRVAVMGLGGLGHMAVKLAVAMGAEVTVLSTSPGKQADAEALGAHKFVVTKDQAALKSVSNYFDFIINTVSAPLDMGMYVNLLRRDGTMILLGVPPEAPQLHAFNLIAKRRRIAGSLIGGIEETQEMLDFCARHNITSDVEVIPIDYINEAYERMLKGDVKYRFVIDLATL
- a CDS encoding M16 family metallopeptidase, coding for MKKPILLLLPAAMALGLMQCQPSKTATTASQPPQAAEAPRAKEYKYTTVEGDPLKTRIYTLDNGLTVYLSDYDDAPRIQTYVAVRAGSKNDPADATGLAHYLEHMVFKGTSRLGAQNVEAERQELQKIEGLYEKYRATRDAAQRKQLYHQIDSISGVAAKYAVANEYDKLMGAIGAKGSNAYTSVEQTVYQEDIPSNQVEKWASVQAERFGELVPRLFHTELEAVYEEKNRGLDNDFNKEFEALNASLFRKHQYGTQTTIGTIEHLQNPSITEIKRYFEKYYVPNNMAVAMSGDLDFDQTIRIVDQYFGKLQRKPLPDFVAAQEEPIAAPIVKEIKGPNAENVMLGFRFPGTATKDALALRMIDKILTNGQAGLIDLNLNQKQAVLEAASFTDLNNDYSTHVLYGTPRQGQTLDQVRDLLLAQLDKVKKGDFPEWLIPAIINNEQLQRTKSYESNEARAGAFVAAFVAREDWKDYLQQFEDFGKITKQDVMRVANQYYGPGYALIYKRTGKDTSTPKVIKPAITPVPVNRDAASDYYKQVVGMPSPELQPVFVDFKKDIQQTELKPGLPLYYTQNKENGLFSLYYVLDLGTNNDPKLGLAADYLQYLGTGKYSAAQLQQEFYKLGCSFGVQSGADRVFVSLSGLDKNLEPALQLFEQLLSNPTPDAEALKNMVAGVLKNRQDAKLNKGVILQQAMVNYAKYGPNNPFTNIVSEKELKALKPQDLIGRIKQLPTYQHRVLYYGPRGARELQSTLVAQHKTPAKLTPTPPVKEFAEQPLKDRCVYWTDYNMVQAEILFLSKRDAYDPKLVPTVSLYNEYFGGNMGSIVFQELRESKALAYSATSRYANADKVGRSNYQLSYIGTQADKLPEAMAGMQTLLNDMPMAEANLSVARQSIRNSIATERITKSDILFSYERARRLGLDYDLRRDIYEQTQNMSLADLKKFQEAKVKDQPQTILVIGSKDRLNFKELAKYGEVKQLTLKEIFGY
- the icd gene encoding NADP-dependent isocitrate dehydrogenase translates to MADQKITIKNGKLNVPDRPTIPFIEGDGTGPDIWAASVRVFDAAVEKAYGGQRKIEWKEVLAGEKSFKQLNNWLPNETLDAFREYLVGIKGPLTTPVGGGIRSLNVALRQELDLYACVRPVRWFQGVPSPVKHPELTDMVIFRENTEDIYAGIEYMNGTPQAQKMLEFLQDEMGVKKIRFPESSSFGIKPVSKEGTERLVRAAIEYAISHNKPSVTLVHKGNIMKFTEGAFKTWGYELAEREFGDKVFTWAQYDKLAAKHGTEAANTHMKNEEAAGKIIIKDSIADAFLQQILLRPSEYSVVATLNLNGDYISDALAAIVGGIGIAPGANINYVTGHAIFEATHGTAPKYAGLDKVNPGSVILSGALMLEHMGWQEAADLIYKGLEASIAAKRVTYDFERLMEGATLLKCSEFGEEIVKNM
- a CDS encoding DUF3817 domain-containing protein — protein: MQNSGLFSSTLGRLRVVGFLEGLSFLVLLGIAMPLKYIMGQPEAVRHVGMAHGVLFVLYVLLLIMATIEHSWSVRKAALGFVASLVPFGTFWADKRLFRE
- a CDS encoding DUF4304 domain-containing protein — protein: MPKTSVEAEFDFLVSKVIWPHFKARSYRKAGNNFRCLHVDESGKILSFQKSRFYDKQHIHFTLNAGMYLPEVDEFRTSNTFTEPDCFIRKRIGFLKPERHDLWYDILPTTNTAELHKAVEDDVVSYILPFLNQAQSRSDMLQLIIDQPQLVHAPTAIRVFHANGYLAEAQARLQQELAAGTQWDRRWYKDLAAELGLQEN
- a CDS encoding pyridoxal phosphate-dependent aminotransferase is translated as MPQVSSRGVAMPMSPYRKLTPYADAAKARGTRVYHLNIGQPDIETPPAVMAAVQQANIRVLEYSHGAGNLSYRQKLAQYYQRVGIEVSAAEIIVTAGGSEAILFAFLSCLNPGDELIVPEPYYGAYTAFAIAAGVHIVPVTAHIETGFALPPIAELEARITERTKAVLLCNPNNPTGYVYTRRELEQLLALCERHHLFLLSDEAYREFCYDAPYVSALHLGPPADEHVVLLDTISKRYSACGARIGALVTKNKAVYDAAFKFAQMRVSPPGLAQLLGEAAAELPDTYFDHTKAEYQTRRDRMVQRLQAIPGVQCPVPGGAFYVMPSLPVDDAERFAKWLLEEFEYEGQTVMISPATGFYATPGAGRQEVRLAYVLNLEAIDAAMDCLAHALQVYPGRQL
- a CDS encoding DinB family protein, with the protein product MNNPAATQPEVWLRGPLPDMPALLQPVAHALLQAREELEAELHRFPDALLWQRPAGVASVGFHLQHLAGVLDRLLTYARAEQLSPAQLAYLGAEGKPGQTTASTAELLQAFSQQVERALAQLRATNPATLAEARGVGRAQLPSTVLGLLVHAAEHTMRHLGQLLVTARVLQAGAGQ